A window of the Fusarium poae strain DAOMC 252244 chromosome 3, whole genome shotgun sequence genome harbors these coding sequences:
- a CDS encoding hypothetical protein (TransMembrane:5 (o12-29i50-73o93-111i123-147o167-193i)), producing the protein MSLSLHSLVKVINRLIYSSYYNVGSIYLYRNMATTTPSMGLTAKGVPKMPMWLTIIRGAAIALSLGALIAAAYNVSLLSSWARYYGGDGPAGLIIFSAIFTWIVLGCMLAAEFFAPQLYIRSIFFATLVISSILWLAAWAWAAAWTADFYHLYNSYYIGRVRELDAWGGSMAAAVALGAATWILTIITTVFFVKACLADPTGSTFVQQPRNDPETAEPKPETTITA; encoded by the exons TGTTGGATCCATCTATCTCTACAGAAACATGGCGACGACAACTCCCAGTATGGGCCTAACAGCCAAAGGCGTTCCAAAAATGCCCATGTGGCTCACCATTATCCGCGGTGCAGCCATCGCTCTGTCCTTAGGCGCCCTCATCGCTGCAGCATACAACGTTTCCCTCCTTAGTAGCTGGGCTCGTTACTACGGCGGTGATGGTCCAGCTGGCTTGATCATCTTCAGT GCAATCTTCACCTGGATCGTTCTAGGATGCATGCTCGCCGCCGAATTCTTTGCTCCTCAGCTGTACATCCGTTCTATATTCTTCGCCACCCTCGTCATATCGTCCATCTTGTGGCTGGCCGCTTGGGCATGGGCTGCTGCGTGGACAGCTGATTTCTACCATTTGTACAATAGCTACTACATTGGACGTGTGAGGGAGCTTGATGCATGGGGAGGTTCGATGGCTGCTGCTGTCGCTCTCGGCGCTGCTACATG GATTCTCACCATTATCACTACAGTCTTCTTCGTCAAAGCTTGTCTGGCTGATCCTACAGGCTCAACCTTCGTGCAGCAGCCCAGGAATGATCCAGAGACAGCTGAACCTAAGCCTGAAACTACGATCACAGCTTAG